The Carassius auratus strain Wakin chromosome 27, ASM336829v1, whole genome shotgun sequence genome includes a region encoding these proteins:
- the tmeff1a gene encoding tomoregulin-1 translates to MSRIMSGGSCAAGAGCRLAMFGLLVLVQMPGALTSDTDSDCLSEDGKGCHGLSEKKSDLHVCDEYSCSFGGICRYNGSHLECLCLYQCPQSFAPVCGSDGNTYHSECFLRQAACEQQTAITVITEGHCHADAESASGDTDLESSGLEPSRFSKCSSCKFGAECDEDSEGIWCVCNIDCSGYNMNPVCGSDGQSYSNPCQIREASCLKQSQIDVKYLGQCPDSVDLVGGVNVGGAMPCSEINSSFCLHGNCEMKNDLATCKCDLGFSGVQCEQRDFSELYVVPNGQKIQYVLIAVIIAAVQISIIIAIVICITRIHPKKPRGRLQKQNLGHFPKDGGCMIE, encoded by the exons ATGAGCCGCATTATGTCCGGTGGCTCGTGCGCTGCAGGTGCTGGATGTCGTCTCGCGATGTTCGGGCTGCTGGTCCTCGTCCAGATGCCTGGGGCCCTGACGTCCGACACGGATAGCGACTGTTTATCTGAAGATGGCAAAGGATGTCATG gTCTGTCTGAGAAGAAAAGTGACCTTCATGTGTGTGATGAATATAGTTGTTCTTTTGGAGGAATATGCAGGTACAACGGATCACACCTGGAGTGTCTTTGTCTGTATCAG TGTCCACAGAGCTTTGCTCCAGTATGTGGGTCCGATGGTAACACGTACCATAGTGAATGTTTCCTAAGACAAGCTGCCTGTGAACAGCAGACCGCAATCACTGTCATTACTGAAGGACACTGTCACGCAG ATGCTGAGTCGGCATCAGGAGACACAG ATCTGGAGAGCTCAGGACTGGAGCCCAGTAGATTCTCCAAGTGTTCCAGCTGCAAATTCGGAGCAGAGTGTGATGAAGACTCTGAAGGCATTTG gtgtgtgtgcaaCATAGACTGCAGTGGATATAATATGAATCCAGTGTGTGGATCAGATGGACAGTCTTACAGTAACCCATGTCAGATCAGAGAAGCATCCTGCTTGAAACAATCTCAGATCGATGTCAAATATCTTGGACAATGTCcag ATTCAGTGGATCTAGTGGGCGGAGTCAATGTGGGCGGAGCAATGCCCTGTTCTGAAATCAACAGCAGCTTTTGTCTGCATGGAAACTGTGAGATGAAAAATGACCTGGCAACGTGCAA GTGTGATCTGGGGTTCTCCGGTGTGCAGTGTGAGCAAAGAGACTTCAGTGAACTGTACGTGGTTCCCAATGGCCAAAAGATTCAATACGTCCTGATTGCTGTGATCATCGCTGCTGTACAGATTAGCATCATCATTGCGATCGTAATATGCATCACAAG GATTCATCCAAAAAAGCCACGAGGTCGGCTTCAGAAACAGAACCTGGGACACTTTCCCAAAGATGGAGGATGCATGATTGAATAG
- the LOC113045063 gene encoding zinc transporter ZIP6-like isoform X1 — protein MTFLCTRWGRGARGVVCKIAVYNALTFERGARVDSRSMIGRWTRLLSVISLTLLWACSVGAGTDCQMAIETDVQVAEQAQQRHLKALFDKYGHNGSISLEGLYNLLKRVGLDRIRKVMVHHHSNEHNHTHAHDHGHAHVDKLTTLSHPATNKKGGIDHNVEKSDPIPKVQPDPASGKKSQSDAHHNLYMKMNQDLTTPSYVTKSRRTNRSADYDLTQDHASFNSTQANNHTHQTEDTPTHAEDDHDQHGLDHSNLGCQNASTILQSHGMTKERGLSVKDFSYLCPALLMQIDSNSCLLHDVDHSDHSHHHNHHHHHHHNHHLQNHTNGRSPRNYSISIAWVGGFLSITLISLLALVGVVLIPLMNRVCFNFLLSFLVALAVGTLSGDAFLHLIPHSQGHHQHGHSEHHHHGEEVEEDSLRPVWTGLTALSGVYIMFLIEHFLTLGKMYKDKKQKVQKSVDFHTEVLESEKLPSLEDNDVKTIEAAETNGGSAVRGVAEEEEVMLGAEIYNDVDCENKCHSHFHDTVGQSDEQHHHHHDYHHILHHHHSQNHHPHTHTHRHTHSYSLQHFQEAGVATLAWMVIMGDGLHNFSDGLAIGAAFTEGLSSGLSTSVAVFCHELPHELGDFAVLLKAGMSVRQAILYNLLSALMGYLGMITGILIGHYAENVATWIFALTAGLFMYVALVDMVPEMLHNDASEAGFSHYGFFLLQNAGILLGFGIMLIIAVFEHKIQLDIGF, from the exons ATGACGTTTCTTTGCACACGGTGGGGTCGAGGTGCTCGTGGTGTTGTGTGCAAAATCGCAGTCTATAACGCGCTTACTTTCGAGCGTGGAGCGCGTGTGGACTCCCG CAGTATGATTGGCAGGTGGACACGCCTCTTGTCAGTGATCTCACTGACATTGCTGTGGGCTTGTTCAGTGGGGGCAGGTACAGACTGTCAAATGGCCATTGAGACTGATGTTCAGGTGGCAGAACAGGCACAGCAGCGCCACCTTAAGGCTTTGTTTGACAAGTATGGGCATAATGGGAGCATCTCCTTAGAAGGCCTGTACAACCTACTAAAGAGGGTCGGGCTAGACCGAATCCGAAAAGTGATGGTGCATCACCATAGCAATGAACAtaatcacacacatgcacatgatcACGGGCACGCTCATGTGGACAAACTCACCACACTCTCACATCCCGCCACCAACAAGAAGGGAGGTATTGACCATAACGTGGAGAAGAGTGACCCCATCCCTAAAGTGCAGCCTGATCCCGCCTCTGGGAAGAAAAGCCAGTCCGATGCCCATCACAATCTCTACATGAAGATGAATCAGGACTTGACCACACCGTCTTACGTCACAAAATCTCGGCGGACCAATCGTAGCGCTGACTATGATTTAACGCAGGACCACGCTTCCTTTAACTCCACCCAGGCAAATAACCACACCCACCAGACTGAGGACACACCCACCCATGCAGAAGATGACCATGATCAACATGGACTTGATCATTCGAATCTGGGG TGTCAAAATGCGTCCACAATCCTGCAGTCACATGGCATGACGAAGGAAAGGGGTCTCTCTGTCAAGGACTTCAGTTACCTGTGCCCTGCCCTTCTCATGCAGATTGATTCCAATTCTTGCCTCTTGCATGATGTTGACCATTCAG ATCATTCCCATCATCacaaccaccaccaccaccatcatcacaaTCATCATCTACAAAATCACACCAATGGCAGAAGTCCAAGGAATTATTCAATTAGCATTG CATGGGTAGGAGGGTTTCTCTCCATCACTTTGATCAGTTTGCTGGCGTTAGTTGGTGTGGTTTTGATCCCACTCATGAACAGAGTTTGCTTCAACTTCCTGCTGAGCTTCCTGGTGGCCCTTGCAGTGGGAACTCTGAGTGGAGATGCTTTCCTCCACCTTATACCACAT TCTCAGGGTCATCACCAGCACGGCCACTCTGAGCATCATCACCACGGTGAAGAGGTGGAAGAGGATTCCCTTCGGCCAGTGTGGACCGGCCTCACAGCTCTGAGCGGAGTCTACATCATGTTCCTCATCGAACACTTCCTGACCCTCGGCAAAATGTACAAGGACAAAAAACAGAAG GTCCAAAAGAGTGTTGATTTCCACACAGAAGTTTTGGAATCTGAAAAACTGCCATCATTAGAAGACAATGACGTCAAGACGATTGAGG CTGCTGAAACAAATGGTGGAAGTGCGGTTAGGGGTGTtgcagaggaagaggaggtgaTGTTGGGGGCAGAGATCTACAACGATGTTGACTGTGAAAACAAATGCCACTCCCACTTCCATGACACTGTTGGCCAATCAGATGAgcaacatcatcatcaccatgACTATCACCACATACTGCACCACCACCACTCCCAGAACCAccacccgcacacacacacgcaccgacACACACACTCCTACTCACTCCAGCACTTCCAGGAGGCCGGCGTGGCCACGCTTGCCTGGATGGTCATCATGGGAGATGGGCTTCACAACTTCAGTGACGGACTTGCCATtg GGGCGGCGTTCACTGAAGGTTTGTCCAGTGGTCTTAGTACCTCAGTCGCTGTGTTCTGCCATGAGCTTCCACATGAGCTTG GTGATTTTGCAGTCTTGCTGAAGGCAGGCATGTCAGTACGACAGGCCATCCTGTACAATCTGCTTTCAGCCCTGATGGGATATTTGGGCATGATCACAGGCATTCTGATCGGTCATTATGCCGAAAATGTTGCGACATGGATCTTTGCTCTCACGGCTGGGTTGTTCATGTACGTCGCTCTTGTGGACATG gtACCGGAGATGTTACACAATGATGCGAGTGAAGCAGGCTTCAGCCACTATGGCTTCTTTCTCCTGCAGAATGCTGGGATTCTCCTGGGCTTCGGCATCATGCTTATCATTGCTGTTTTTGAGCATAAGATACAACTTGACATTGGCTTCTGA
- the LOC113045063 gene encoding zinc transporter ZIP6-like isoform X2, whose amino-acid sequence MIGRWTRLLSVISLTLLWACSVGAGTDCQMAIETDVQVAEQAQQRHLKALFDKYGHNGSISLEGLYNLLKRVGLDRIRKVMVHHHSNEHNHTHAHDHGHAHVDKLTTLSHPATNKKGGIDHNVEKSDPIPKVQPDPASGKKSQSDAHHNLYMKMNQDLTTPSYVTKSRRTNRSADYDLTQDHASFNSTQANNHTHQTEDTPTHAEDDHDQHGLDHSNLGCQNASTILQSHGMTKERGLSVKDFSYLCPALLMQIDSNSCLLHDVDHSDHSHHHNHHHHHHHNHHLQNHTNGRSPRNYSISIAWVGGFLSITLISLLALVGVVLIPLMNRVCFNFLLSFLVALAVGTLSGDAFLHLIPHSQGHHQHGHSEHHHHGEEVEEDSLRPVWTGLTALSGVYIMFLIEHFLTLGKMYKDKKQKVQKSVDFHTEVLESEKLPSLEDNDVKTIEAAETNGGSAVRGVAEEEEVMLGAEIYNDVDCENKCHSHFHDTVGQSDEQHHHHHDYHHILHHHHSQNHHPHTHTHRHTHSYSLQHFQEAGVATLAWMVIMGDGLHNFSDGLAIGAAFTEGLSSGLSTSVAVFCHELPHELGDFAVLLKAGMSVRQAILYNLLSALMGYLGMITGILIGHYAENVATWIFALTAGLFMYVALVDMVPEMLHNDASEAGFSHYGFFLLQNAGILLGFGIMLIIAVFEHKIQLDIGF is encoded by the exons ATGATTGGCAGGTGGACACGCCTCTTGTCAGTGATCTCACTGACATTGCTGTGGGCTTGTTCAGTGGGGGCAGGTACAGACTGTCAAATGGCCATTGAGACTGATGTTCAGGTGGCAGAACAGGCACAGCAGCGCCACCTTAAGGCTTTGTTTGACAAGTATGGGCATAATGGGAGCATCTCCTTAGAAGGCCTGTACAACCTACTAAAGAGGGTCGGGCTAGACCGAATCCGAAAAGTGATGGTGCATCACCATAGCAATGAACAtaatcacacacatgcacatgatcACGGGCACGCTCATGTGGACAAACTCACCACACTCTCACATCCCGCCACCAACAAGAAGGGAGGTATTGACCATAACGTGGAGAAGAGTGACCCCATCCCTAAAGTGCAGCCTGATCCCGCCTCTGGGAAGAAAAGCCAGTCCGATGCCCATCACAATCTCTACATGAAGATGAATCAGGACTTGACCACACCGTCTTACGTCACAAAATCTCGGCGGACCAATCGTAGCGCTGACTATGATTTAACGCAGGACCACGCTTCCTTTAACTCCACCCAGGCAAATAACCACACCCACCAGACTGAGGACACACCCACCCATGCAGAAGATGACCATGATCAACATGGACTTGATCATTCGAATCTGGGG TGTCAAAATGCGTCCACAATCCTGCAGTCACATGGCATGACGAAGGAAAGGGGTCTCTCTGTCAAGGACTTCAGTTACCTGTGCCCTGCCCTTCTCATGCAGATTGATTCCAATTCTTGCCTCTTGCATGATGTTGACCATTCAG ATCATTCCCATCATCacaaccaccaccaccaccatcatcacaaTCATCATCTACAAAATCACACCAATGGCAGAAGTCCAAGGAATTATTCAATTAGCATTG CATGGGTAGGAGGGTTTCTCTCCATCACTTTGATCAGTTTGCTGGCGTTAGTTGGTGTGGTTTTGATCCCACTCATGAACAGAGTTTGCTTCAACTTCCTGCTGAGCTTCCTGGTGGCCCTTGCAGTGGGAACTCTGAGTGGAGATGCTTTCCTCCACCTTATACCACAT TCTCAGGGTCATCACCAGCACGGCCACTCTGAGCATCATCACCACGGTGAAGAGGTGGAAGAGGATTCCCTTCGGCCAGTGTGGACCGGCCTCACAGCTCTGAGCGGAGTCTACATCATGTTCCTCATCGAACACTTCCTGACCCTCGGCAAAATGTACAAGGACAAAAAACAGAAG GTCCAAAAGAGTGTTGATTTCCACACAGAAGTTTTGGAATCTGAAAAACTGCCATCATTAGAAGACAATGACGTCAAGACGATTGAGG CTGCTGAAACAAATGGTGGAAGTGCGGTTAGGGGTGTtgcagaggaagaggaggtgaTGTTGGGGGCAGAGATCTACAACGATGTTGACTGTGAAAACAAATGCCACTCCCACTTCCATGACACTGTTGGCCAATCAGATGAgcaacatcatcatcaccatgACTATCACCACATACTGCACCACCACCACTCCCAGAACCAccacccgcacacacacacgcaccgacACACACACTCCTACTCACTCCAGCACTTCCAGGAGGCCGGCGTGGCCACGCTTGCCTGGATGGTCATCATGGGAGATGGGCTTCACAACTTCAGTGACGGACTTGCCATtg GGGCGGCGTTCACTGAAGGTTTGTCCAGTGGTCTTAGTACCTCAGTCGCTGTGTTCTGCCATGAGCTTCCACATGAGCTTG GTGATTTTGCAGTCTTGCTGAAGGCAGGCATGTCAGTACGACAGGCCATCCTGTACAATCTGCTTTCAGCCCTGATGGGATATTTGGGCATGATCACAGGCATTCTGATCGGTCATTATGCCGAAAATGTTGCGACATGGATCTTTGCTCTCACGGCTGGGTTGTTCATGTACGTCGCTCTTGTGGACATG gtACCGGAGATGTTACACAATGATGCGAGTGAAGCAGGCTTCAGCCACTATGGCTTCTTTCTCCTGCAGAATGCTGGGATTCTCCTGGGCTTCGGCATCATGCTTATCATTGCTGTTTTTGAGCATAAGATACAACTTGACATTGGCTTCTGA
- the cyp7b1 gene encoding 25-hydroxycholesterol 7-alpha-hydroxylase has translation MLECSLTIFLGFISLLLLLCAFCGRRRKDREPPLIKGWIPFLGKALEFRNNSQQFLTQLQQEHGDVFTVLIAGRYITFIMNPLQYPSVIKHGKQLDFHTFSDSAASRTFGYPPVRSGLFPGMSDSLQRSYTLLQGPALDPLTFSMMGNLQQVMRRRFLLSEESGSDGDWQEAELYEFCKCVMFQTTFNTLYGHSSDLRLDQLREDFEKFDAIFPLLMARVPITLLGKTKEIREKLTRFFYPQRMAEWRAPCEFIQTRKALFQEYDALQDRDKAAHHFAMLWASVGNTIPAAFWCLYHLISCPEALEAVRAEILNVVGEKIMQLVFEEDITITRQQLEQMVYLESAINESLRLSSVSMNIRVVQEDFCLRLDAQHTVNLRKDDIVALYPQTTHLDPEIYDQPQRFQFDRFVEDGKEKTDFYKCGQKVRYYRMPFGSGATQCPGRFFAMNELKQFVCVALLMCEMQLLENQQEVMLDNSRAGLGIMPPANQITFRYRTRKPGENMKREE, from the exons ATGTTGGAGTGTTCATTGACGATATTTCTGGGCTTTATctctttgctgctgctgctctgcgCTTTCTGCGGACGCAGAAG GAAGGACCGCGAGCCCCCGCTGATTAAAGGCTGGATTCCATTCTTGGGAAAAGCTTTAGAATTCAGAAATAACTCTCAGCAGTTTCTTACGCAACTGCAGCAGGAGCATGGagatgtttttactgtacttataGCAG GAAGGTACATAACATTCATAATGAACCCCCTCCAGTACCCCTCTGTGATCAAGCATGGGAAACAGCTGgatttccacacgttttcagacAGCGCAGCATCCAGGACGTTTGGTTACCCACCGGTCCGGAGTGGCCTCTTCCCTGGAATGAGTGACAGCCTCCAGCGGAGTTACACTCTGCTGCAGGGGCCTGCCCTCGACCCGCTCACTTTCAGCATGATGGGAAACTTACAGCAGGTCATGCGACGCCGTTTTCTGCTCAGTGAAGAATCTGGGTCTGATGGCGATTGGCAAGAGGCGGAACTATACGAGTTCTGTAAATGCGTAATGTTTCAGACCACATTTAACACGCTATATGGACATTCATCAGATCTGCGTCTGGATCAGCTGCGAGAGGACTTTGAGAAGTTCGATGCCATTTTCCCTTTACTAATGGCCCGTGTTCCCATCACCTTGCTGGGAAAAACCAAAGAAATTCGTGAGAAGCTGACAAGATTTTTCTATCCTCAAAGAATGGCAGAATGGAGGGCTCCATGTGAGTTCATACAGACTCGAAAGGCTCTGTTCCAGGAGTATGACGCGCTTCAGGACAGAGATAAAGCAG CACATCATTTTGCCATGCTGTGGGCATCAGTGGGAAACACTATCCCAGCAGCCTTCTGGTGTCTTTACCACCTCATCTCCTGTCCGGAAGCCCTTGAAGCAGTGAGAGCAGAGATACTCAATGTGGTTGGAGAGAAGATCATGCAGTTGGTCTTTGAAGAAGACATCACAATTACACGACAGCAGCTAGAACAGATGGTTTACCTgg AGAGTGCAATAAACGAGAGTTTACGTCTCTCCTCTGTATCAATGAACATCCGTGTGGTTCAGGAAGATTTCTGTTTGCGTCTGGATGCCCAGCATACAGTCAACCTACGAAAAGATGACATTGTTGCTCTTTACCCACAAACCACACACCTCGACCCTGAAATATACGATCAGCCTCAG CGCTTCCAATTTGACCGTTTTGTGGAGGATGGGAAGGAAAAAACTGATTTTTATAAATGTGGCCAGAAGGTTCGGTACTATCGCATGCCTTTCGGCTCTGGAGCCACACAGTGTCCAGGGCGTTTTTTTGCGATGAATGAGCTgaagcagtttgtgtgtgtggctttaCTCATGTGTGAAATGCAGTTGCTGGAGAACCAACAGGAGGTGATGCTAGATAACAGCCGTGCTGGTCTGGGCATCATGCCACCTGCTAATCAAATCACTTTCAGATACAGAACCAGGAAACCAGGGGAAAATATGAAGAGGGAGGAATGA
- the LOC113045062 gene encoding receptor-type tyrosine-protein phosphatase S-like: MCVTCVFWTDVPRNFSVNLATKTSVLLTWEFPESSAPYRFTVEYNRQKMEVDARLRKAVIPNLQPDTSYDFKITSPEGNMGGLRHRIHAKTSPPILIRRPEVDHTRETEATVTIILPSLDPRSSVRNIYVVVVPLKRARGVIRHLKSPDEMDLEELLKDISQKQRDPRQRQVDLRRAYITARFTPATLPAFFTLGDQLDYGGFENRALEAGQEYVFFILAELNSTTGKMFVASPYTDPVIAPDSDPQPLDAGDGLIWVVGPVLAVIFIICIVIAILLYKNKPDSKRKDSEPGTKCLLNNAEMMAHHPTDPVEMRRINFQTPGMMSHPPIPICELPEHTERLKANDNLHLSQEYESIDPGQQFTWEHSNLEVNKPKNRYANVIAYDHTRVILAPTDGIMGSDYINANYIDGYRKQNAYIATQGPLPETFGDFWRMVWEQRAASVVMMTKLEEKSRIKCDQYWPSRGTDSFGAVQVTLLDTMELATFCVRTFSLHKSGCNERREVRQFQFTAWPDHGVPEYPTPFLAFLRRVKACNPPDAGPVIVHCSAGVGRTGCFIVIDAMLERIRHERTVDVYGLVTLMRSQRNYMVQTEDQYGFIHEALLEAVACGNTEVAARSLFSYIQNLSQVEAGEHVTGVELEFKRLANSKAHTSRFVSANLPCNKFKNRLVNIMPYETTRVCLQPIRGLEGSDYINASFIDGYRQQRAYIATQGPLAETTEDFWRMLWEHNSTIVVMLTKLREMGREKCHQYWPAERSARYQYFVVDPMAEYNMPQYILREFKVTDARDGQSRTVRQFQFTDWPEQGVPKSGEGFIDFIGQVHKTKEQFGQDGPIAVHCSAGVGRTGVFITLSIVLERMRYEGAVDIFQTVKMLRTQRPAMVQTEDEYQFCYQAALEYLGSFDHYAT, encoded by the exons ATGTGTGTTACGTGTGTGTTTTGGACAGACGTGCCGAGGAATTTCTCTGTGAATCTGGCGACGAAGACGAGTGTGTTGCTGACGTGGGAGTTTCCGGAGAGCAGCGCCCCCTATCGCTTCACT GTGGAGTACAACCGGCAGAAGATGGAGGTGGACGCACGTCTCAGGAAGGCTGTGATCCCAAACCTGCAGCCGGACACCAGCTACGACTTCAAGATCACCAGCCCCGAGGGGAACATGGGCGGACTCAGACACCGCATTCATGCCAAGACATCTCCTCCCATCCTCATCCGCCGGCCCGAGGTGGACCACACACGAGAGACCGAAGCCACGGTCACCATCATACTGCCCTCGCTGGACCCCCGGAGCAGCGTCAG GAACATCTACGTGGTGGTGGTTCCTCTGAAGAGAGCACGAGGCGTGATCCGGCATCTGAAGAGCCCAGACGAGATGGACCTGGAGGAG CTGCTGAAGGACATCAGTCAGAAGCAGCGAGACCCGCGTCAGCGTCAGGTGGATCTGAGGAGGGCGTACATCACCGCCCGCTTCACACCCGCCACCCTGCCAGCCTTCTTCACTCTCGGAGACCAGCTCGACTACGGAGGCTTCGAGAACCGAGCGCTAGAAGCGGGTCAGGAGTATGTGTTCTTCATCCTGGCAGAGCTCAACTCCACCACcggg AAGATGTTTGTGGCCAGTCCTTACACTGACCCAGTGATCGCGCCGGACTCGGACCCTCAGCCTCTGGACGCGGGGGACGGTCTGATCTGGGTGGTGGGACCCGTGCTGGCCGTGATCTTCATCATCTGCATCGTCATCGCCATCCTGCTCTACAAGAA TAAACCTGACAG CAAACGCAAGGATTCTGAGCCAGGAACTAAATGTTTGCTGAATAATGCTGAGATGATGGCACACCATCCCACCGACCCTGTGGAGATGAGACGCATCAACTTCCAGACACCAG GTATGATGAGTCACCCGCCCATCCCCATCTGTGAGCTGCCCGAGCACACGGAGCGCCTGAAGGCCAACGACAACCTGCATCTGTCTCAGGAGTACGAG tcGATTGATCCCGGCCAGCAGTTCACATGGGAACACTCAAACTTGGAGGTGAACAAGCCGAAGAACCGCTACGCTAACGTGATTGCGTACGACCACACGCGTGTGATCCTGGCTCCGACAGACG GCATTATGGGTAGTGACTACATCAACGCCAACTACATCGACGGTTACAGGAAGCAGAACGCGTATATCGCCACCCAGGGGCCACTGCCGGAGACCTTCGGGGATTTCTGGAGGATGGTGTGGGAGCAGAGAGCAGCTTCGGTGGTCATGATGACCAAACTAGAGGAGAAATCACGG ATCAAGTGTGATCAGTACTGGCCCAGTCGGGGAACAGACTCGTTCGGGGCAGTTCAGGTCACTCTGCTGGACACCATGGAGCTGGCCACATTCTGTGTGAGAACCTTCTCTCTGCACAAG AGCGGCTGTAACGAGAGGAGAGAGGTGCGGCAGTTCCAGTTCACCGCTTGGCCCGACCACGGCGTTCCCGAATATCCCACTCCATTCCTGGCCTTCCTCCGCAGGGTCAAAGCCTGTAACCCGCCGGACGCCGGCCCCGTCATCGTCCACTGCAG tgctggAGTGGGCCGCACCGGCTGCTTCATCGTGATCGACGCCATGCTGGAGCGCATCCGTCACGAGCGGACGGTGGACGTGTACGGGCTCGTGACCCTGATGCGCTCGCAGAGGAACTACATGGTGCAGACGGAGGATCAGTACGGCTTCATCCACGAGGCGCTGCTGGAGGCCGTGGCCTGCGGGAACACGGAGGTGGCGGCGCGCAGCCTGTTCTCATACATACAGAACCTGTCGCAGGTGGAGGCCGGAGAACACGTGACCGGCGTAGAGCTGGAGTTCAAG CGTCTGGCCAACAGTAAAGCACACACCTCCAGGTTCGTCAGCGCTAATCTGCCCTGCAACAAGTTCAAGAACCGGCTGGTGAACATCATGCCGTACGAAACCACCCGCGTGTGTCTGCAGCCAATCAGAGGCCTGGAAGGGTCGGACTACATCAACGCCAGCTTCATCGACGGATACAG GCAGCAGAGGGCGTATATTGCGACGCAGGGGCCGCTAGCGGAGACCACGGAGGACTTCTGGCGCATGCTGTGGGAACACAACTCCACCATCGTGGTGATGCTGACCAAACTGCGTGAGATGGGACGG gAGAAGTGTCATCAGTACTGGCCAGCCGAGCGCTCCGCACGCTATCAGTACTTCGTAGTGGATCCCATGGCAGAATACAACATGCCACAGTACATCCTGAGGGAGTTCAAAGTCACCGACGCCAGG GACGGACAGTCCAGAACCGTCAGACAGTTCCAGTTCACCGATTGGCCAGAACAAGGAGTTCCAAAGTCAGGGGAGGGTttcattgatttcattggacaggTGCATAAAACCAAGGAGCAGTTCGGTCAGGACGGACCAATCGCAGTCCACTGCAG